CCTTCTTATCGAGGTTCAAGCGCACCGTGCCACGCTGAAAGCCCGAGTTCAGGATAATGCCTTCCTGATCGAAGTAGTTGAAGCTAAGGTTGTAGCGCGTATCCTCAGTGCCGCCGTTGAACCCTAGCTGGTAGTTGCTCTGGCGACCTTGCTGGAAGATAGCATCCTGCCAGTCGGTGCCTTTGCCCAGGGCCGCAATCTGGTCTTGGGTGTAGGGCAGCGCCGTGGTGGTCTTGTTTTCGAGGTTGTTCAACGTCTGAACGTCGTTGAGGTAGTTGGCAAACTGAGGCGCGGTCATCAGATCGTACTTCTTGCGCACGTTGCTCACGCCAGAGTAAGCCTCAAAGTTGATGGCGTTGCGGCCCGCCTTGCCCTTTTTGGTCGTGATAATGATGACGCCGTTGGCACCACGCGAACCATAAATAGCGGTGGCGGAGGCATCTTTCAGCACCTCAATGCTCTCGATATCACTGGGGTTGATCGAGTTCAGGTCGCCGGCGCCGGGGAAGCCGTCGACCACAAACAGCGGCTCGTTGCCGGAGTTGATGGAGTTGGTACCCCGAATCCGAATCGAGACGTTGCCGCCGGGCTCGGAGTTGGTTTGTGTTACCTGCACGCCGCTCACACGCCCCTGCAAGATCTGGTCGGCGCGGGTGATGGGGACTTCGGCCACCTGCTCGGCCGTCACGGAGGCCACGGAGCCGGTCACGTCGCGCTTGCGCTGGGTGCCATAGCCGACCACAACCACGTCGTTCAGGGCCGTGGTTTGCTCTTTGAGGCGCACCGTCACAGTGCCGTCGTTACCTACTTTCGCCTCCGTGGTTTCGAAACCGATGTAGGATAGCACCAGCGTTGGACTGTCGCTGGCGGGTGCAGTTAGGGAGAATTTGCCGTCACTGTCGGTGGTGCTGCCGCTGGTAGTACCTTTCACAACGACCGTCACGCCCGGCAAAGGTGCGTTATCGGCAGCGCTAAGTACCCGGCCTGTTATCTGCCGGTTTTGCGCCTGCGCAACATAGCTGATAAGGACCGCAAAGAGCACGAATAAACGCGTAAATCTTCGCATAGAATAGGTTTTTGGGTGGGTTTGGGAATATGAAGGGGTAAGTACAGCAACTTTGCATTGGTGTAAGACTAATGAGGATTATTTTTTTACGAAAACGTTTGCGAAAACCATTGGGCATAGAATTTCTCTACCACAAGACCTAGCCCCACAGCAGCTATCTGCTTTCCTGAAGCCGTTGAAAAAACCAACGGCGCGCTAATGCACTGGCCGAAGCACCTCTACCGCCCAGTAACTACTTACCATTGCGACAGAGGTGCTTCGGCCAGTGCATTAGCACGGTCTCACCTTGTATTTTACTTCTGACCTAGGTCGTGCGCAGTGAGCTTAGGTACGGTATGAGCCGCCTGCTGCGCCAGCGGGCTCTATTCACTCACGAGCACCGGCGCGTTGCCTGCCGCTTTTGCCGCCACTACCACTCGTTGGTACGCTTTGCTGCCAATGCCTAGGTCGGCGTTTTTCACGTCTTGCACGGGGCCTAGGGTCTGGGCCATCACGCCGCCTTTGGCGTCGGTGTGCACCGTGAGCAAAGGGTAGTCGCGGGAGTACGGCGCCTGAGCGGTTTTGCTGAGGTAAATGTCGTAGTCGGCATTGGGGGCTAGGTTGCGCAAGGCGAAGGAAGCTAGGTCGACCAGCCCTTCGGAGCGCAGCACCAGCGAACCCCCAGCAGCGCCCGCGCCCACAGGCTTTAGCTCGCGCACCACCGAAGGACGCTCGACCAACTGGGTACCTAGGTTGGCCGTCTCGGGGCTGCCGGCCGGCACCGCATTCGGGATGTAGACCAGTGCCATCGGGGCCTGCCCTACCTTCATCTTGGCCAGCACTGTATTGGTGGCCGTGTTAATCGCTACGACTGAGTCCCCGTTTTCCAGGTTTACGTACACGCGGCTGGCATCACCGGAGGACCAGATGCCGTGCGGTAAGCTCCCGACCGGAATAGTCGCCAGCTGCTTGAAACCTGGTTCCCGCGAGTACACTTTCACCACGTCTTCGCCGCCCACACTCACGTAGGCCACTTTTCCCTGACTCGTTTCCAAAGTCGTGACGTGGTTGGTGATGGGCCCGGTGTCGAGCACTTTCATGATGCTCAACGTCTTCACGTCCAGCACCGACACTTTGCCCACGTCCTTATGCGTGAACCAGATCTGCTGGCCGTCTTTAGTAGGAAAGATGTTGGGCGAAAACGGACTTACGACGGGAATGTGCTTGACGATTTTGTACGTGTTAGCGTCCACCACCGTCAGCTCGGGTGAAAAGCTGGAGCACACGAAAGCTAGCTTGCCATCGGGGCTGAAGGCCACCATGCCCGGCCCGTTAGCTACTTGCACGCGGCGCGTTTCGCGCATGGTGGCCACGTCAATGACCGACACGTAATCTTCGCCGCGCACCGTCACCCACACCTCTTTGCCGTTAGGCTTGAACGTGGGTTCGTGCGGGGCCCGGCCCACGTACACACTACCCTTGATGGCGTTGGTGGCGGGGTTGATGAAGGTGAGATTGTTCGAGCCAATAGACACCACGGCCAGGGTCTTGTGGTCGGGCGCGAAACCTAGGCCGTGCACCAGCGCCTGCCCTTTGTAGAGGGCAGAGAGGATGTCGGGTTGGGGCTTACCAAGGATAATTTGGCCCAGCAACTTATTGTCAGCGGGGTCAATGACCGAGACAGTATTAGAAATCTGGTCGGCGGTGTACACCCGGTCGCGGTGGCTCACGGCTTGCGCGCGGCTAGCTAGGGCACTGAATACCAGCAGCCCGGAAAGCAAATATTTCATAGCAGGAAGGAAGAGGAAGATGATTTAGTGTTGGTGCGCGGGCACGGCAGGCGCTACGCTGGTGGCCTTGTCCTGGTGTTTGCGCAGCCACGCATCCATTTGCTGAATTTCGATTTGCTGCTCCGCGATGATGCTTTGAGCTAGGCGGCGCAGCTCCGGGTCTTTGCCGTAGAGCAGCTGCAGGCGGGCCATATCCACGGCGCCTTGGTGGTGGGGCACCATCATAGCCGCGAAGCTAGCGTCGATGTCGGCGGGCGAAACGCCACCCATGGCCTGCATACCCTTGTCCATCACAGTCATCACCGAATCCATCTGCTGGTGAAAGGCGGCTTGGGGCGAGCCGGCGGGCAAGCTAGGGTGGTGCATGCCCGCCATGCTCGTCATACCCGACATGTCGTGCGCCATGCCGCTCATGGTCATTGCCGCCGACATGCTGTGCCCGGTATGACCTTGGGCGTGGGCCGCCGATAAGCCAACTAGCAGCGCGAGAAAAAGCAAGGAGTTCTTCATAACCAATACGTTGCGAGTCCCCAGAAGCAGGAACTACACAAACGTACGGGCTAGGTCAGGCGCGCTATACGCCAGGCGCGGCAAGCTGGCCTTATTCTAGGGCGAATGGGCCTTATGCCGGCCTAGCTTCTAAGCGAAGCGCTTCAGAAACTGCTGAATAACGGCACTGTAGCTACGCGACGACGTCACGTACGCCCCGTTGTTCATCCGAAACACGTACTCGCCGTGCGCCCAGTGCTTGAATTCGCGGATATGATCCACGTTGATGATGCAAGAGCGATGAATGCGCAGAAAGGTAGCGGGGTCCAGGCGACTCTCCAGCTGGGTGAGCGGCGTCCGTAGTGTATATGGCTCCGCGAGGGTGTGCAGGGTAACCACGCTGCCGGTAGCTTCCAGATACAACACCTCAGCGGCAGGCACGAAGAAGTTACGCTCCGTTGTGCGAATCAGAAACCGATCCTGGTATTCAGGCACTTCCGAAGCTGAGTCCGACGCAACAGGCGCAGCAGTAGCTACCGGCCACGCCCCCAGCAGGGAAGCTAGGTGGGTGCTTACGGCGTGGCTTTGCTGCTGGGCGAGTCGCTGCTGCACGCTAGCTAGGCAATCGGCAAACCGGTCAGGGTCGATGGGCTTGAGCAAGTAGTCGACGGCGTGCAAGGCGAACGCCTGCACGGCATACTGGTCGTAGGCCGTCGTAAAAACAATAAGCGGCAGTCGTTGACCTGCTTCGATTAGCTGGCGGAGCACCTGCACACCGTCGAGGTCAGGCATTTGCACATCAAGGAAAGCTAGGTCGTAGGTATTGGCTTGGAGCGCTTCTAGTGCCTCGCGGCCGTTGGTGCACTCGCCAGTCACTTCCACCCGCGGAAAGTCAGTTAGCAATTCCCGTAGGAGGCGGCGGGCCAGCGGTTCATCGTCGACCAGTAAGGCGCGGATTGGGTCCATGCACAGCGGAGTTAGGAAGCGAGGGCAGGTTGGCGATAAGGCAAGGAGATGTGCAGGCAAAAACCTTCATTGGGTGCCGTCTCGACCTCGAAAGTGTACTGGTTGCCGTAGAGGGCGGCCAGCCGGTTCTGCAAGTTGCGCAGCCCAATGCCCCAAGCCATAGAGCCGTCGGCGCCGCGCCCGTCGTCTTTCACCTCCAGCACCAGCCGGTCGGCTTGGCGCCGGGCCGTGAGGGCAAGCTGACCGGCACCTGCATGGGGCGCAATGCCATGGCGCACTGCGTTTTCTACTACGGGTTGCAGCAGTAGCGTCGGGAGCAACGCCCCTAGGGTTTCGGGGGCTAGGTCGTAGTGCACCGCAAGGCGGTCGGGAAAGCGAATTTGCTCAATTTCCAGGTACAGGCGCGTGAGCTGCATTTCTTTTTCCAGGGTCACTTCCTGCTCCTCAGTGCCTTCCAGCACTAGCCGCAAAAATTGACTTAGCTTGGCGAGCATGCGCCGCGCCGTCTTCACATCCTCGGTCATGAGAGCCGAAATGGCGTTCATAGAGTTGAACAGAAAGTGCGGCTGCAACTGCATCTTCAGGGCCTGGAGCTGGGCCTGCACAAGCTGGGTTTCTAAGTGGGCAGCGCGCAGCTGGCCTTCACGGTAGCGCTCCTGGTATTGTACGGCGTAGGCGATGCACAGCAGCATCCAGTAAATGGGCACCCACACGTTGGCATTCAGTACTACTGCCGCCAGCTTAAATCCGCTGCCTGGTTCTACCACTACGTGCATCATGCCCGCGTAAACTAAGCGGTAAATAAGCGTCAGGCCGTAGCTAGCTACCGCGTGCACCAGCAGATAAAGCAAGCGGTAACGGTTCCCCGTCAGATCGAAACGCCGGGCGAGCCAGAACACCAGGGGCGTGAGTAAGCCCCAGATTAGTCCATGCAGCAACCGGCCACCTAGCGCGTCGCGCCAGTCGGTAGGCGTGCCGGTAGATAGGTTTTGCATGAAAACCAGCAGCACCATGAAGACGCTGAACAGCAGCCACGCGACGGCAATGGTGCGGCCGCTGAGCAGCGGCTGCGGGCTAGCGCTGGCTTCTTTCGAGTTTCTACCCATGCTTTAAAGGTACTCAACCGGTGCGGACGCCCGCTGAACCAAGGGGTGAGTTGCCTCTATTACGTGCTAGAATGGATTTCTGTACGTCTGTCAGTCGCTGCGGTCGTCTGCTAGTCCGACGCCTACGGCGTCAGGCCAGCAGCTGTGCCGAATAGATAATGCTGGCAAATCGCACCGCCCGTCTGAAGAG
This Hymenobacter sp. GOD-10R DNA region includes the following protein-coding sequences:
- a CDS encoding LytTR family DNA-binding domain-containing protein; translation: MDPIRALLVDDEPLARRLLRELLTDFPRVEVTGECTNGREALEALQANTYDLAFLDVQMPDLDGVQVLRQLIEAGQRLPLIVFTTAYDQYAVQAFALHAVDYLLKPIDPDRFADCLASVQQRLAQQQSHAVSTHLASLLGAWPVATAAPVASDSASEVPEYQDRFLIRTTERNFFVPAAEVLYLEATGSVVTLHTLAEPYTLRTPLTQLESRLDPATFLRIHRSCIINVDHIREFKHWAHGEYVFRMNNGAYVTSSRSYSAVIQQFLKRFA
- a CDS encoding sensor histidine kinase, whose amino-acid sequence is MGRNSKEASASPQPLLSGRTIAVAWLLFSVFMVLLVFMQNLSTGTPTDWRDALGGRLLHGLIWGLLTPLVFWLARRFDLTGNRYRLLYLLVHAVASYGLTLIYRLVYAGMMHVVVEPGSGFKLAAVVLNANVWVPIYWMLLCIAYAVQYQERYREGQLRAAHLETQLVQAQLQALKMQLQPHFLFNSMNAISALMTEDVKTARRMLAKLSQFLRLVLEGTEEQEVTLEKEMQLTRLYLEIEQIRFPDRLAVHYDLAPETLGALLPTLLLQPVVENAVRHGIAPHAGAGQLALTARRQADRLVLEVKDDGRGADGSMAWGIGLRNLQNRLAALYGNQYTFEVETAPNEGFCLHISLPYRQPALAS
- a CDS encoding YncE family protein, with product MKYLLSGLLVFSALASRAQAVSHRDRVYTADQISNTVSVIDPADNKLLGQIILGKPQPDILSALYKGQALVHGLGFAPDHKTLAVVSIGSNNLTFINPATNAIKGSVYVGRAPHEPTFKPNGKEVWVTVRGEDYVSVIDVATMRETRRVQVANGPGMVAFSPDGKLAFVCSSFSPELTVVDANTYKIVKHIPVVSPFSPNIFPTKDGQQIWFTHKDVGKVSVLDVKTLSIMKVLDTGPITNHVTTLETSQGKVAYVSVGGEDVVKVYSREPGFKQLATIPVGSLPHGIWSSGDASRVYVNLENGDSVVAINTATNTVLAKMKVGQAPMALVYIPNAVPAGSPETANLGTQLVERPSVVRELKPVGAGAAGGSLVLRSEGLVDLASFALRNLAPNADYDIYLSKTAQAPYSRDYPLLTVHTDAKGGVMAQTLGPVQDVKNADLGIGSKAYQRVVVAAKAAGNAPVLVSE
- a CDS encoding DUF305 domain-containing protein, translated to MKNSLLFLALLVGLSAAHAQGHTGHSMSAAMTMSGMAHDMSGMTSMAGMHHPSLPAGSPQAAFHQQMDSVMTVMDKGMQAMGGVSPADIDASFAAMMVPHHQGAVDMARLQLLYGKDPELRRLAQSIIAEQQIEIQQMDAWLRKHQDKATSVAPAVPAHQH